AGTTCCCAATATACTAGGAGTAAATCTGATTTTTCTATTATTATGTTAGATATAGACTTTTTTAAAAGTTGTAATGATAATTTTGGCCACTTAGTTGGAGATGATGTTTTAAAAAAACTTTCTCAGATCCTGCTTAAGAATATTAGGAAGACGGATATTCTAGGTAGATGGGGTGGTGAAGAATTTCTAATAATAGCACCTAATACCCAGGAGGATGGAGCTATTAAGTTAGCTGAATTTTTGAGAAAAACTGTTGAAAAAACATTCTTCGAAGGTGTAAAGAGTATAACTTGCAGCTTTGGAGTCTCATCAACAACCAATAGCAGCTTAGATAAAATTACGGAGTTCGCAGATAAGGCACTCTATTTAGCAAAATATTCTGGTAGAAACTGTGTAAAGTTTTACGATAACACTTTAAAATAGTGCTGATGAAAAATAATATTAAAATTAGTAGGGTAGATCTATTTTTTAGATTCTTTAAAATTAGCATTTTAACTTTTGGTGGTGGATACGCCATGATGCCAATGGTTGAGAAAGAGCTAATTAATCGGGATGGTCTATTAAAAGAGGATGAGATTATAGATGATTATGCTATGGGTCAAAGTATTCCTGGAATTATAGGAGTTAATGCTTCAGCATTAATGGGGTATAGAATTGCAGGAAGAGTTGGTTTATCCATTGCAATTTTAGGCTTTATAACACCTTCGATAATAATTATATCCCTAATTTCATCCCTACTGTTAGATATAGAAAACAATATATATATTGTCAAAGCCTTTACAGGTCTACGGGCTGGGGTTGTTGCACTAATGCTAAACGCTCTACTTAATATAGGGAAAAAATCCTTAAAATCTTTATGGGCCTATGGCCTTCTTGTGATAGCAGTTGTTGGAATTCTATTTTTCAAATTCCATCCTATATATTTAATACTGTTTGGTGGTTTTATTGGTTTTGTTATTGGAGAGACTAAAGAAAGGAGGGGAAAATGTTAACCCTTCTCTATGTATTTTCTATAATTGCCATTACCACAGTTGGTGGTGGTTATGCTATGATTCCACTAATACAGCAGGAAGCAATAACTATTCACAGGTGGATAACAGAGACTGAATTTGTAAATATACTGGCTGTTTCTCAAGTGACTCCTGGGGCTATTGCGATAAATTCTGCTACTTTTATCGGGTTTAAAAACTATCATATTTTAGGGGCAATAATCGCCTCGGTAGGTTTTGTTCTTCCATCTTTTATAATAATTTTTCTTATTGCCCCTATACTAAAAAAGTATGAAAAAAACAGGATTCGTATTAATATATTTAATGGAATAAGACCTATAGTTACAGGGTTAATTGGGGCAGCAATAATAGTATTAGCTAAAAATATCTTTATTATAGATAGCAACATAAGTTATATTTCTATTTTTATAACTACTATTTCCTTTGTTATACTTAGGTTTTTTAAGATAAAGCCAGTTTATACCCTTCTTTTATGTGCAATTTCTGGTGTTATTATACTCCCCTAGTATTAACCGAAGAGCTTTCTCTAATTATTAGTTTTGTATTTATTGTACTAAGAGTTGGTACATTACGCTTTTCTAAAATATCTAGGGCTAATCTAGCTGCAGATAACCCCATAGCACTACTTTTACTATCAATAGTTGTTATTAGAGGGTTAGAGCATTGGGAGAAGATAAGGTTATTAAATCCAGTAACAGTAAAATCTATTGGAATAGAAAATCCCCTTTTGGTTAGTTGCTGAATTATACCCAGGGCTGTAATATCCTCATCGCATACTATTGCTGATGGTCTTATCTCCAAGTCTAATATTTTATTGGCTAAAACAGCTGTTGAGTCTAAGCTATTTTCACCAATTAATATTGCACTATTATCTGTACTATTTCGAAACCCTTTTACCTTTCTTTTTGCACTGTAACTATCACTTGTTTTAATATATACAAACTCTCTGTGCCCTAACTCTTTTAGGTATAAAACTAATTTCTCTATACCTTCACCCTCATTGGAAACTATAGAGTAGATATTATCCCCTTCTACACTCTCGTTAACAATTATAACAGGGACCTTTATTGATACACTTTTAATAACCTCTTTTAGTTCATCATATTTAAAAACTGAACCTACTAATATTAAAATATCAATTTTTTTTTGCATAAGTAGGGAGATATAATTACGTTGAGTATCTGACTCACCCCCTGTATTACAAAGTATAACATTATATTTATGTAGGCTTAACTCCTGTTCTAAAGAGTGGATAACAGAGGCGAAATATTGGTCCCTTATATCTATAGTTAAGATACCTATACTCTTAACAGAACTACCAGAGAGTCCCCTAGCAAAGGCACTAGGGATGTAGTTCTCCTCTTCCATTAATTTATTTATTTTAGCCCTGGTCTTTTCGCTAACTTTTGGACTGTTATTTATTACTCTTGATACAGTTGCTGTTGAAACTCCAGCCTTTTTGGCTATCTCATAAATATTCATTTTTATCCTGGGAAATTAAAGTATTTTAGACTGTTATTGTAACTTATGTTTGTAACAATTTCACCTAGTAGATCTAAATCCTTTGGAGCTTCACCATTTTCCACCCATGTACCAATTTTATTACACAGTATTCTTCTAAAATACTCGTGGCGTGTATAGGAGAGGAAACTTCGCGAATCTGTTAACATTCCTACAAATTGGGATAAAACACCCATATTTGCTAAAGACTCCATCTGTTTCTCCATTCCAGTTTTTTGATCATTAAACCACCACCCGGAACCAAACTGTATTTTCCCTGCTATAGAACCATCTTGAAAGTTTCCAATCATTGTTCCTACAATATCGTTATCTGCTGAATTTAATACATAGATTATTGTTTTAGGTAGTTGATCTTCTATATCTAGAGAGTTTAATAACCTAGACAGAGGAAGGGCGATGTCCCCACCACCAATAGAGTCAAAACCAGTATCTGGCCCTAGTTTATTAAACATTCTTGTATTGTTATTTCTAATAGCACCTATATGGAGCTGCATAGTCCAATTTTTAGCCTTATTTAATCTACCATAGAGTTGTAAAAGAGCAGTATTTAACTGGGCAGACTCTTTTTCTGAGACCTTTTTTCCATCTAGAAGAGTAGATATAGTAGCATCTAGATCTTGTTGTGTGTAACTCTCATATTCTGGTATTCTTATTGCATGATCTGATATTCGGCACCCAAGGCTGTGAAAATAGTTATGCCTAGACTCTAATGCCCTAGATAATGAAGTAAAATCTACAACATCAACTCCAGAAACTCTAGAGAGCTGCTCTATATAATCTCTATACAGGTAAGGATCTTCAACAGCACCTGCCTTATCTGGCCTAAATGTGGGATACATTTTAAAATCTAAATGGGACTTCTCCTGTAAGGCACTATGGTACTCTAGACTATCTATAGGGTCGTCTGTTGTACATAATACTTTAACATCCATCTGCTTAATAATACCCCATGGGGAAAACTCTGGTTGTTTTAATTTCTCATTAACCTCATTCCATATAGACTCTGCAGTTTGGCTATTTAAAACCCTATCCTTAATTCCAAAGGGTCTTCGTAGTTCTAAATGAGTCCAGTGATAAAGGGGATTTCCAATTAACATTGGAACACACTTTGCCCAGGCTAGAAACTTCTCGTAGTCTGTTCCATCCCCAGTAATATATTTTTCATCCACACCTAGGCTTCTCATTGCCCTCCACTTATAGTGGTCTCCCTTTAACCATACCTCTGTTAAATTTTTAAACTGTCTATTCTCTGCAACATCCCTAGGTTGTAAATGACAGTGATAGTCTATTATTGGTTGTTTTTTTGCGTAATCGTGGTATAGAGTTTTTGCTGTATCACTAAGTAGCAAGAAGTCCTCTGTTAAAAAAGTACTCATTTAATTATCTCCTTATTTATAGGGTAACTCCATCCTTAAATATTGAAATTTCCCTGTAATTGTTTATCTCGTTTAAAGTTTGTTTTCCTGAAGCAACTTCTAAAATATACTCTAAAAAATCTTCTGACAGTTTATCAATATTACCATTATCAACTAATGTTCCAGCATTATAATCGATCCAATGCCCCTTTTTTTTGGCAAGTAAGTTATTAGTAGATATCTTAACCGTTGGTACAGGTCCCCCTAAAGGTGTTCCTCGTCCAGTTGTAAATAGTATCAAGTGGGCTCCTGCTGCAGATAAGTTAGTTACAGCAACAATATCATTACCAGGACCATTTAATAGGTTTAAACCAGACTCTGTTGCTATCTCTCCATAGTTTAACACAGCTTGAACCTCCCTCTCTCCACCTTTTTGAATACAACCTAGAGATTTCTCCTCTAAAGTAGTAATTCCGCCATCCTTATTCCCGGGGGATGGATTTTCATATACAACTTGGTTATATCTTTTAAAATACTCTTTAAAATTATTAACTAAACTTACGGTTTTATTATAGATCTCTTTACTTTTAGCACGATTCATTAAAATGGTCTCTGCTCCAAACATCTCTGGAACTTCTGTCAAAATAGAAATTCCACCCATATCAATTAGTTTATTTGAAAGTTTACCAACTAGAGGATTCGCTGTAATTCCAGATAGACCGTCGGACCCACCACACTTTAGACCTATTTTCAATTTTGAAACAGGGAATCTCTCCCTCTTATCCTTAAGAGTTATATTCTTTAGTTCTGCAATAATTTTTAATGCTTCATCTAGCTCGTCCTCTACAGTCTGAGTCTCTAAAAACCTTACCCTACTCTCATCATAACTACCTAAAACCTTCTTAAACTCTGTGATATTATTATTTTCACAACCTAAACCTAGAACTAAAACTCCACCAGCATTAGGATGTTTAACTAAATTCTTTAATATTAATTGTGTATTTTTATGATCACTTCCTAACTGGCTACACCCATATGGATGAACAAATGTATATACTCCTTCGCCAGAATTTTTAACAATATTCTCAGCTGTCCTATTAATACAGCCTACA
Above is a genomic segment from Thiospirochaeta perfilievii containing:
- a CDS encoding chromate transporter, with the protein product MKNNIKISRVDLFFRFFKISILTFGGGYAMMPMVEKELINRDGLLKEDEIIDDYAMGQSIPGIIGVNASALMGYRIAGRVGLSIAILGFITPSIIIISLISSLLLDIENNIYIVKAFTGLRAGVVALMLNALLNIGKKSLKSLWAYGLLVIAVVGILFFKFHPIYLILFGGFIGFVIGETKERRGKC
- a CDS encoding chromate transporter, whose amino-acid sequence is MLTLLYVFSIIAITTVGGGYAMIPLIQQEAITIHRWITETEFVNILAVSQVTPGAIAINSATFIGFKNYHILGAIIASVGFVLPSFIIIFLIAPILKKYEKNRIRINIFNGIRPIVTGLIGAAIIVLAKNIFIIDSNISYISIFITTISFVILRFFKIKPVYTLLLCAISGVIILP
- a CDS encoding LacI family DNA-binding transcriptional regulator, translating into MNIYEIAKKAGVSTATVSRVINNSPKVSEKTRAKINKLMEEENYIPSAFARGLSGSSVKSIGILTIDIRDQYFASVIHSLEQELSLHKYNVILCNTGGESDTQRNYISLLMQKKIDILILVGSVFKYDELKEVIKSVSIKVPVIIVNESVEGDNIYSIVSNEGEGIEKLVLYLKELGHREFVYIKTSDSYSAKRKVKGFRNSTDNSAILIGENSLDSTAVLANKILDLEIRPSAIVCDEDITALGIIQQLTKRGFSIPIDFTVTGFNNLIFSQCSNPLITTIDSKSSAMGLSAARLALDILEKRNVPTLSTINTKLIIRESSSVNTRGV
- the uxaC gene encoding glucuronate isomerase, translated to MSTFLTEDFLLLSDTAKTLYHDYAKKQPIIDYHCHLQPRDVAENRQFKNLTEVWLKGDHYKWRAMRSLGVDEKYITGDGTDYEKFLAWAKCVPMLIGNPLYHWTHLELRRPFGIKDRVLNSQTAESIWNEVNEKLKQPEFSPWGIIKQMDVKVLCTTDDPIDSLEYHSALQEKSHLDFKMYPTFRPDKAGAVEDPYLYRDYIEQLSRVSGVDVVDFTSLSRALESRHNYFHSLGCRISDHAIRIPEYESYTQQDLDATISTLLDGKKVSEKESAQLNTALLQLYGRLNKAKNWTMQLHIGAIRNNNTRMFNKLGPDTGFDSIGGGDIALPLSRLLNSLDIEDQLPKTIIYVLNSADNDIVGTMIGNFQDGSIAGKIQFGSGWWFNDQKTGMEKQMESLANMGVLSQFVGMLTDSRSFLSYTRHEYFRRILCNKIGTWVENGEAPKDLDLLGEIVTNISYNNSLKYFNFPG
- a CDS encoding UxaA family hydrolase, coding for MKKVIQINPKDSVAVALEPLYKGDIVVVNDVEIKLLEDIGQAHKFALMDIKNGDMIIKYASPIAHAIKDIKQGEFVHSHNIKTNLDGILEYNYNKEEPQYSIYAEDKYFMGFLRSDGQVGIRNDIWIINTVGCINRTAENIVKNSGEGVYTFVHPYGCSQLGSDHKNTQLILKNLVKHPNAGGVLVLGLGCENNNITEFKKVLGSYDESRVRFLETQTVEDELDEALKIIAELKNITLKDKRERFPVSKLKIGLKCGGSDGLSGITANPLVGKLSNKLIDMGGISILTEVPEMFGAETILMNRAKSKEIYNKTVSLVNNFKEYFKRYNQVVYENPSPGNKDGGITTLEEKSLGCIQKGGEREVQAVLNYGEIATESGLNLLNGPGNDIVAVTNLSAAGAHLILFTTGRGTPLGGPVPTVKISTNNLLAKKKGHWIDYNAGTLVDNGNIDKLSEDFLEYILEVASGKQTLNEINNYREISIFKDGVTL